One genomic window of Meleagris gallopavo isolate NT-WF06-2002-E0010 breed Aviagen turkey brand Nicholas breeding stock chromosome 22, Turkey_5.1, whole genome shotgun sequence includes the following:
- the LOC104914028 gene encoding collagen alpha-1(XX) chain-like, protein MLGKVTRTRGPRSGSVSFQLQSLQVVCNSLGAEEDRCCDLPALRDEESCPTIAPACSCTSGRPGLPGPPGPPGSPGRRGPQGEQGEPGPKGEPGPPGKVGPAGPSGQQGSPGSQGITIQGPVGPPGIKGEKGDTGSPGVQGIPGVQGAPGRDGLQGAKGVRGLEGTAGPPGPPGPRGFQGVTGFRGSSGEKGPPGDVGPTGLPGPKGERGEKGEPQSLATIYQLVSQACERMIQSHVLKFDSFIHEHARKPVPVWEERLKPGEPGSPGPPGPPGSNGERGENGIPGQTGKDGYPGERGAPGPKGEKGMAGVNEEGIQGPRGRTGPPGEVVLGKPGPKGYPGNTGPQGFPGVRGQPGQPGYSGGCDVSGCYGPGRRDFIP, encoded by the exons ATGCTGGGAAAAGTGACACGAACCAGAGGGCCCAGGAGTGGATCAGTATCG TTCCAGCTGCAGTCATTGCAGGTTGTGTGCAACAGCTTAGGGGCAGAGGAGGACCGATGCTGTGATCTTCCTGCATTG AGGGATGAGGAGAGCTGCCCCACCATAGCTCCTGCctgctcctgcacttctggccGCCCAGGTTTGCCAGGTCCTCCAGGTCCCCCT GGGAGCCCTGGGAGGAGAGGACCACAAGGCGAGCAGGGGGAGCCGGGCCCCAAG GGTGAACCAGGCCCACCTGGAAAAGTGGGACCAGCAGGTCCGAGTGGCCAGCAAGGCTCCCCAGGTTCCCAAGGAATCACAATTCAGGGCCCTGTG GGGCCACCAGGCattaaaggagagaaaggagacaCTGGAAGTCCTGGCGTGCAG GGCATTCCTGGTGTGCAGGGAGCTCCAGGCAGAGATGGTCTTCAAGGTGCAAAG GGGGTGAGGGGACTGGAAGGCACAGCTGGGCCCCCAGGACCTCCTGGACCAAGG GGTTTCCAAGGAGTGACAGGCTTCCGGGGCAGCAGTGGAGAGAAGGGACCTCCAGGTGATGTTGGGCCAACA GGACTACCAGGtccaaaaggagaaagaggagagaaa GGGGAACCACAGTCCTTGGCCACAATTTACCAGCTGGTTAGCCAGGCTTGTGAGCGGATGATCCAGA GTCACGTGTTGAAATTTGACTCATTCATTCATGAGCATGCAAGGAAGCCGGTTCCTGTTTGGGAAGAAAGACTGAAGCCAGGAGAGCCAGGATCACCAGGTCCTCCAGGTCCTCCTGGGAGCAatggagaaagaggagaaaatggcATCCCTGGTCAGACAGGAAAAGATGGGTATCCTGGAGAAAGAG GTGCCCCAGGACccaagggagaaaaaggaatggCTGGAGTCAATGAGGAAGGGATCCAAGGACCCAGAGGCAGAACAG GCCCACCAGGAGAAGTTGTGCTGGGGAAACCAGGCCCAAAGGGCTACCCTGGGAACACCGGTCCTCAAGGTTTTCCTGGTGTCAGAGGacagcctgggcagcctggatACTCAGGGGGCTGTGATGTCTCTGGATGTTATGGACCAGGTAGAAGAG ATTTCATCCCCTGA